The nucleotide window CTTCTTCTCGACCAGTACGAGCGTCTACACGCGCTGCTGGACGAGATCAGTGAGACGGCGTCCACGGACTGTTCCGATACAGACCTGCTCAAGGTCGCGATGGAGCACGAACGCGCCGAGCGTCGCATGCTCACGTCGTTCGCCGCCCACATCATCGATATCGACGAACGCTCCGCATACCGGAAAGCCGGCAGTCAGACCGTCACCAACTTCGTCACCAGCGTGCTCAACCGCAGCGGGGAGGCCAATCGGCTGCTGAACCGCGTGTGGGCGATCGGCAAGTTCCCCGACATGCAGGGCGAGGTGCTCGAGCCGCGATTCCCGGAGACCGCCAAAGGTGTTGCCGAAGGCGAGATCTCGGGGAGGAACGTCGACGTCATCGTCGAGGTGATGAAGAAGATCCCGGTCGCCGTGGACCCGGCCGACCGCGAAGCCGCCGAGGCGACGCTTGCCCACTACGCGAGCGACTACGACCCGTCCTCGCTGCGCCAGCTCGGCACACGCATCCTCGCCCACCTCGACCCCGACGGGACACTGACCGACGACCGCGATCGCGCCCGAATGCGCGGCATGCGCCTCGGTCCGCAGGACGCACAGCTGATGTCCAAGCTGACCGCCGATCTCGACCCGAAGACCCGGGCGATGCTCGACGTCGTACTGGCGGTGTGGGCAGCGCCGGGCATGAACAACCCCGACGACCCGGAGTCACCCGTCGGAGACCCCGGCAGTGCTGATCCCGATGCCCTCGCGGCCGCTGCCGAACGCGACAACCGGTCGGCCGCGAAACGCAACCACGACGCCTTCTCCGCGTTGCTCCGGTACGCGCTCGACAGCGGCGCGCTCGGCGGTTCCCACCACGGGCTGCCACCACACCTCATCGTCACGATCACCGAATCGGCCCTCCGCGAGCGGGCCGGGGCTCCCGCGCGCACCGCAACGGGCACCCTGCTTCCGATCAAGGACGCCGTCGAACTCGCCGCAGAGTCGCAGCAGTACCTCGAGGTGTTCCGCGACCACACCAGCGAGGTCCTCTACCTCGGACGAGCCAAGCGCCTGGCATCCCGGGCCCAGCGGATCGCCGCGGTGGGTCGCGATGGTGGCTGCACGTGTCCTCGCTGCACGCGGTCGTCCTTCGACTCCGAACTGCACCACGTGGCCGAATGGACAGCCGACGACGGCCCCACCGACATCGACAACATGACCACCGCATGCGGACCGCACAACCGTGCGGTCGGCCCCGGCGACGACCAGTGGGCCACCACGATCGCCACCGATGGGGTCGACGCAGGTCGCGTCGTCTGGCGCCCACCGACGTCGCACCCGGATCAGACCCCGAAGGTCAATCACGCCAACCGCACCGACGAGGTCCTCAACCGCATGCGAGCCGACGCCCGACGACGCCGGTCGGGTGGCCACGGGGGAGCCGAATCGTCCGGGCGGACGGATACCGGCGCAGATCCACCCTGACCATTCGATAACCTCGACACCGTGCTGCTCTCCGACCGCGACATCCGCTCCGAGATCGCTGACGGGCGCCTCGCCATCGATCCATTCGATCCTGCGCTCGTCCAGCCCTCCAGCGTCGACGTCCGGCTCGACAGTCTGTTCCGCGTGTTCAACAACACCCGGTACACCCACATCGACCCGGCCCAACGCCAAGACGAACTCACCACCCTCGTCGAACCCACCGAGGGTGAGCCTTTCGTGCTGCACCCGGGTGAATTCGTGCTGGGCTCCACCCTCGAGGTGTGCAGCCTGCCCGACGACCTCGCCGGACGCCTCGAAGGAAAGTCCTCACTCGGCCGCCTCGGTCTCCTGACACACTCGACGGCCGGCTTCATCGACCCCGGCTTCTCCGGCCACATCACGCTGGAACTCTCCAACGTGGCCAACCTGCCGATCACGCTGTGGCCGGGCATGAAGATCGGCCAGCTGTGCCTCATCCGGCTCAGCAGCCCGGCCGAACATCCCTACGGCAGCGAGAAGGTTGGTTCGAAGTACCAGGGGCAGCGCGGACCCACCCCGTCGAAGGCCTACCTGAACTTCCTCAAGAACGACTGACCGCGCCAGTTTTCGATACCGCTCATCGCACGCTCCTCGCCTACTCAACCGGCGACGGCTGACTGAGGAGTTCACCCGACCGACCGCCACACGCAACTCCACGGTCGGTTCGTGGCTCACCGTCGGCGTAACCGTTGCGGTATGAAGCTCACGGTTATCGGATGCGGATACCTCGGCGCGACGCACGCGGCCTGCATGGCCGAACTCGGGCACGACGTCGTCGGCATCGACGTCGACCCCCGGAAGATCGAACGCCTACAGGACGGTGATGTCCCGTTCTTCGAACCCGGGCTCTCCGACATCCTCCGCCGCAACCTCGACGCCGGACGCCTCCGATTCACCACCGATCCACTGGCGGCCGCCGACCACGGATCGGTCCACTTCATCGGCGTCGGCACACCCCAGGAAGCCCGTGGACACCGCGCCGACCTGTCCCACGTCCACACTGCCGTCGAGACGCTCGTGCCGACGCTGCGAGGCAAGCACGTTCTGATCGGCAAATCCACCGTTCCCGTCGGCACGTGTGAGGAACTGTCGCAACGGATCTCGTACCTCACCGCGCCGGGCGCCGACATCGAGCTGGCGTGGAGCCCGGAGTTCCTGCGGGAGGGCTTCGCCGTCGAGGACAGCCTCGCGCCCGACCGTCTCGTCCTCGGCACCGGGCGACTCGTCGACGACCCGCAGGCGCCGCGGACGGAAACCCTGGCCGGGGAGGTCATCCGGGACATCTATCGCGAGGTCCTCGAGACCGGAGTCCCGCTCATCGAGACCGACTGGGCCACCGCAGAGCTCGTCAAGGTATCCGCCAATGCGTTTCTGGCGACCAAGATCTCGTTCATCAACGCGATGAGCGAACTATGTGAGATCGCCGGCGCCGACATCGGCACCCTCGCCGACGCCATGGGTCACGATCCCAGGATCGGCCGACGCTTCCTCAACGCAGGGCTGGGTTTCGGCGGCGGCTGCCTCCCCAAGGACATCCGGGCGCTGACGGCACGCGCCGACGAGATGGGCGCACCACGGGCCGTCGGGTTCTTGCGCGAGGTCGACGCCATCAACATGCGTCGACGCAGTGCCGCTGCGGAACTCGTCGCCGAAACGATCGGGGGAGAGGTGTTGGGGCGCAACGTCGCCGTCCTCGGCGCCGCCTTCAAACCCGAGAGCGACGACGTCCGGGACTCCCCGGCGCTCGCCGTCGCGAGCCGACTCGCCCTCGACGGGGCGTCTGTCACGGTCTTCGACCCCCAGGCCATGGAGAACTCGCGCCGATTGCAGCCGTCCCTCGGCTACGCGGCGTCGGCACGTGAGGCCTGCGACCGCGCGGATGTCGTCGTCATCACAACCGAATGGGCGGAGTTCGTCCACATGTCGCCCGACGAGCTCTCGCCGGTGGTGCGGCACAAGCGCATCGTCGACGCCCGACGCTGCCTCGACGCGCAGGCCTGGCGTGCGGCGGGGTGGGATTACCGCGCCCTGGGCGGTCCCGTGGCTGCACCGAAGAATCGGGACAAGAAGTTCGTTCACGCAGGTGAACGGGCTGTCGTCGAAAGCGGCCCTGCGCGTTGACGTGTTAGGTTGAACCCCGCGATTGACCGGGGGGCACCTTCTCGCCGTGGGGGGCGTGTTGGGCGAGGTGCACACAAGTGCAGGAATTGATCAGATGACCGACACGGTGTTCGATTCGGCTACGGGGCCGGCCTCTGCATCTGCAGGGGTCCCGGTGAACCCAGCCGTGCTCGACGACGTGCGGGCCAAGCTGCGCCGGCGGGGACTGGACGACGATCCCCAGGTGGTCCTGCTCGGTCTCGACGGAAACGGATGCGTGTCCGTCGGGCGTTTCGACACCTCGCGCGGCACCGTCGCCGACACATACTCCGACGTGACGCTGTCGCTGGGTGCACTCGACCATGCCATCGCCGACCACCTGACCAGGATCGGACGCGTCGAGTCACCGACTTCACCGGACTGGCAGAACGAACTGTTCGAGCTCATCGCACGCGGACGCGAAAGGCTGCAGGACTCCGACGGCACGTTCCTGATGGGACGGCAACACATTCGGCTGTTCCGGATGGCGCGGCGCGACGTCGAGGAGGCTGGTGGCGCTCTCACGGCACGCAGTGAGGAACTGGCATGCGCGGCGGTCGCCGGAGCACAGGCGCACGCTGTCGTCGTCGCCGACGGACTCGGGGTGTGGCCGGGCTTGCGCGACGGGATCGCGAGAGCCGTGACGGTGCCGATCATCGACGCCGTGCCCGGGCCGTTGGCCGCCTCCGTATCGGCGGGGCCGATCAGCCCTCCTCCGGAATCACTCACGCCGACTACGGCGGGAGACGGTCCCGAGGTCACGGGCGGAGGCGATGTCCCGCCGGACCCCGCCGACGACACAGACCCCCGCGCCAGCGGACACCCCGCAGACACTCGACCCCCAGACACTCACCCTGCAGACACCATTGACAGCACAGACCTGACCGAACCGGAAGCTGTGGACGACAATCGAGACGAGGTGCAGTTGGACGCGGACGCCGCCGTGGCGGCCGAGAACTCCGACGAGCCTGTCGCCGGGTGCGCCGAGCCTGCGCCGGAGCCCGGGCGCCCCGATCCCGAACCCGAGGTCGAGGTCACCGTCGAGGCTGTTACTGAGGCTGTCACCGAGGCCGCGACAGAATCCGGCACCGACACGACGCCGGATCCGGTCGCCGATGAGGTGACGGCGCCGCCGGTCCCGGAAGCGCCCGAGGCTGGTGACATCGCTCCCGATGCCCCGACCGGCGGCTTCTCGATCCCGGTCGATCCTCCGGCCGGAAGTCCGGGCCGCTCAGGGGATTTCCCGGCCATCGGTGTCGAGAAGATGTCTCCCGAACAGCTCTCGCAGCCGGTATCGCCTGCTCCCGCAACGGCTTTCGGCGCCCTCACGGCCTCCGCCGCGGCCGACGCGTTGTTCACCGCTCCGCAGGTCCCGGGCGTCGGTGCTCTGCCGTCTCAACAGCCCACGGCATTTCAACAGCCCACGGTATTTCAACAACCCACGCCCGTTCAAGCGCCGGTTGCCTCCCACCCCGTCGAGCATGCGATGCCGCAGAACGGGATCGGTCACCCTGGCGTCGGTCCGGCTCCGATCGGGCCACAGCCCGGCATTTTCCCTGCGCCGGAACCGTATTCGCTGGTCAATCCTATCCCTCCCGCGCCGGCGCGTCGACGAGGCAAGGTCCCCGCGAAGCGGGTACTGACAGGGCTGGCGCTGCTGTGCGCGCTTGCCATCGTCGGTGTCGCGGTCGCGCTGGCTGCGGGCGGCAACGGCTCCTCGCAGGCGCCCGTCGCGACGCCCACCACGCCCACCACGACGGCGCCGACGAGCCAGGAGTACGCCGATCCGGCCATCTTCGCGGAGGCGCGTCAGCCTGCGCAGCGCTACACCTCACCGCCGCCACCCGTGGCGACGAACGAGCCCGCGCCCTCGCCGCGACCGCGTTCCCGCGCACCGCGTCCGCAGCGCGGTGTGACGATCCCGAACCCGATCCCCGGACTCCCGCCGATCGTCCTCCCGTGAAATCAGCCGGCGGGGCGCGGCGCCAAGCCCCGCGCGACGAACGCCAGCACCCTCTCGTAGTTGTCCGCGCCGTCGACCTGTGGTGGATGCGTGCCGGCGAGTTCCAGGCCGACTGCGCCGTGAACCGCCGACCAGGCCTGCATGGCGAGATCGGCCGGATCGCCGGCCATCACGACACCGGCGACCTGCCCGTACCGGATGACGTCGACGAGTACGTCGAACGCGTGCGCCGCCACCTCGAGATCCGCTGTGCAGCGACTGGAGAACATCAGGCCGTAGAGGACAGGGTTCGACACGGCGAACTCGCGGTAGCCGCGACCTGAGTTCTGCAACCGGTCGACCGGGTCGTCGTCGGTGGCTCCGACTGCGCGTGCGAATTCGACGAAACCATCGGTGACCAGTGCATCCAGGAGTCCGTCGCGCCCGTCGAAGTGGTTGTAGACGCCCATCGGCGCGACCTTCGCCTCGGCCGCCACCGCTCGCACGGTCAACCCGGCCTCGCCGTCCCGCTCGAGGATCTCGCGACCGGCGCGCAGGAGGGCGGACCGGACTTCGGCGGCTGACGTTCGGGTGCGCGGCTTCGCGGTGGACATATTGACAATCTACTAGCACGGTGTTCTTCTTGAATAGAACGTTGTTCTACAACAGTGTGACGACGTTCTATATCTGAACCTCATCTCGCTCACGGAACAGGAGAATGCCGATGCGTACAGGACGTATGGGCTCACGCTGGTGGGCGCTCGGCGCCCTCAGCTTTGCCGAACTGCTGGTCATGATCGACAACACGATCGTCAACGTCGCCCTGCCGACGCTGGCCCGCGACCTCGACGCCGGGATCTCCGGGCTGCAATGGATCGTCGACGCCTACACGCTCGTGTTCGCCGGACTGCTCCTGACCGGCGGCTACCTGGGCGACCGATTCGGCCACCGGCGCATGCTCCTGACCGGTATCGCCGGGTTCATGGCGGTGTCGGTCCTCGCGGCGTCGTCGCAGAACCTCGGCCAGCTCATCGCTTCCAGAGGAGGACTGGGACTCTTTGCCGCCCTGGTGTTCCCGGCGACACTGGCCATCATCACGACGATCTTCGTCGACGCCAAGGAGCGGGCGATGGCCGTCGGTATCTGGGCGGCGGTCTCCGGTATCGCCGTCGCCATCGGTCCGGTGCTGGGCGGTTGGCTTCTCGAACACTTCTCGTGGACCTCGGTGTTCTGGGTCAACGTCCCGTTCGGTCTCGCCGCGTTGATCGTGATCCTCGCCGTCGTGCCCGGCACCCGACCACTGGCGGTGCCACGATTCGACTCCATCGGTGTGGGCCTGTCCGTCGCCGGCCTGGGGCTGCTGACATACACGCTGATCGAGGCGCCGCACGTCGGCTGGGGTGAGGTCCGGACGGTGCTCGGAATCATTGCGGCACTGACGATCCTGTCCGTGTTCGTGGTGACGCAGCTGCGTATCGCCCATCCGATCCTGGACGTGCGGTTGTTCGCCAACCGGCACTTCGCCACCGCGGCCGGGATGATCAGCGTGGCGTTCTTCGCGCTGTTCGGGTTCATCTTCCTGATCACCCAGTTCTTCCAGGCGGTCAAGGGATACGGCCCGCTCGCCGCCGGCGTGCGAACCCTGCCGTTCGCCGTGGTGATGGCGGCGCTGTCGCCGGTGGCGATGGCGCTGTCGCACCGGTTCGGGCCCCGCTTCGTCGCCGTGGCCGGCGCCTTCCTGATGTCGGGAGGCTTCGCACTCGTCGAGATCTCCTCGCGCGCTTCGGGTTACTGGGAGCTCATCGTGTGGTCGATGTCGCTGATGGCCGCCGGCCTGGCATTCATCTCGGGCCCGTGCACGCAGCTCATCATGGATGCGCTGCGGCCGGAACAGGCCGGTGCCGGCAGCGCCGTCAACGACACCACCCGCGAGATCGGCGGCACCCTCGGGGTCGCGGTGCTCGGCTCGATCCTGACCTCGGCCTACGTCGCCGGCATCGGGGATCGGCTGTCGGGCAGTGGTTTACCGCGTGAGGTCGTCGCGACCGCGGAACAGTCGGTGATGGCCGGTGTCGAAGTGGCCGGCCGGGTACCCGCCGAGATGAGCGACCCGGTCCGGGCCGCGGTCCAGCAGGTGTTCATGGACGGTCTGCACAACGCGGTGTGGGCCGCGGTGGCGATCACTGCTGCAGCCGGTGTGACAGCGGCGTTCCTGCTGCGCGGCACGGTCGCCGGACGGCACGCGGTGCCCTTCGAGACGCATCCTCCGCAAGCTCCGGATGCTCCTCAGGGGGCAGTCGAGACGCATCCTCCGCAAGCTCCGGATGCTCCTCAGGGGGCAGTCGAGACGCATCCTCCGCAAGCTCCGGATGCTCCTCAGGGGGCAGTGGGGACGCATCCTCCGCAAGCTCCGGATGCTCCTCAGGGGGCGGCAAGCACTGGAGCCGGGGACACCTCACAGGTCGAGCGTGAGGTTCCCGCCGGCACTGCGTGACACGCAGGTCAGAATGGTCCCGGCCTCGCGTTCGGGCTCGGTCAGGATGTTGTCCCGGTGATCGATGTCGCCGGACAACGTCCTGACCTTGCATGTGCCGCAGAAACCCTGCTGACAGGAGTAGGGGACCGAGGGCATCACCCGCCGGATCGCGGCGAGTGCCGACTCGTCGGCGGCCACCGGGATCTCCTCGCCCGTGGACGCCAGCGTGACCGTGAACGGCGAGCCGTTCTCGACCGGCGGCGGGCTGAAGCGCTCGTAGTGCAACTCGATGTCCGCGCGGTCGGCCAGATGGCGGCGGAGGTTCTCCAGCATCGGGACCGGTCCGCAGCAGTACACGGCGAGGTCGGCGTCGGACCCGGGGACCGGACCGACCAACTCCGGCATGGTCGGGAGTCCGTGCCGGTCGTCGGTGCGAATCGTGATGCGGTCGCCGAACCTCGCCACCTCGTCGAGGAACGGGATGGAGTCGGCCGAGCGGCCGGTGTAGATCATCGACCAGTCCAGGCCGAAGCGCTCGGCGACGGCCAGCATCGGCAGGATCGGCGTGATGCCGATTCCCGCGGCGATGAAGCGAAGCCGGCGGGCGGGGGAGCCGTGGCCGGGGACGGCCAACGGAAAAGCGTTGCGCGGTCCCTTGATCGACACCACGTCGCCGACGTTCAGGGCGTCATGGACCTCGATGGAACCGCCTCCGCCGTCCGGGATGCGACGTATCGCGATGCGGTAGTGCTCGCGGTCGGCGGTGTCGCCGCACAACGAGTACTCCCGCATCCGCCCGGAAGGCAGCAGCATGTCGATGTGGGCGCCGGCATGCCAGGACGGCAGCACCCCGCCCTCGGCAGCGGCCAGCGTCAGGGCGATCACGTTCTCGTCATGTGCGACGACCTCGCGCTTCACGATGCGTACCTGCGTGATCCCGGCGTTGGCCGGGGTGGGCCGCAACGGGGACAGCGGTCGCCACGCAGGCCACCATACGCGCATGAATGCGGTCCCCACCGTGAGGATCGGATCACGGCGCCACCGCCCGTAGAGATGCGGAGGCGGTTGGGTGAGGCTCGTCGAATGCGGATGTGCGCGTTGGTTCATCGCGGCCCTCACGCGGCGTTGCGCGCAGCCGGGGAGCTGGCGAGATATGCGACGGCCTGCGCGGTGCTGCCGATCTG belongs to Gordonia westfalica and includes:
- a CDS encoding TetR/AcrR family transcriptional regulator, whose translation is MSTAKPRTRTSAAEVRSALLRAGREILERDGEAGLTVRAVAAEAKVAPMGVYNHFDGRDGLLDALVTDGFVEFARAVGATDDDPVDRLQNSGRGYREFAVSNPVLYGLMFSSRCTADLEVAAHAFDVLVDVIRYGQVAGVVMAGDPADLAMQAWSAVHGAVGLELAGTHPPQVDGADNYERVLAFVARGLAPRPAG
- a CDS encoding MFS transporter, which produces MRTGRMGSRWWALGALSFAELLVMIDNTIVNVALPTLARDLDAGISGLQWIVDAYTLVFAGLLLTGGYLGDRFGHRRMLLTGIAGFMAVSVLAASSQNLGQLIASRGGLGLFAALVFPATLAIITTIFVDAKERAMAVGIWAAVSGIAVAIGPVLGGWLLEHFSWTSVFWVNVPFGLAALIVILAVVPGTRPLAVPRFDSIGVGLSVAGLGLLTYTLIEAPHVGWGEVRTVLGIIAALTILSVFVVTQLRIAHPILDVRLFANRHFATAAGMISVAFFALFGFIFLITQFFQAVKGYGPLAAGVRTLPFAVVMAALSPVAMALSHRFGPRFVAVAGAFLMSGGFALVEISSRASGYWELIVWSMSLMAAGLAFISGPCTQLIMDALRPEQAGAGSAVNDTTREIGGTLGVAVLGSILTSAYVAGIGDRLSGSGLPREVVATAEQSVMAGVEVAGRVPAEMSDPVRAAVQQVFMDGLHNAVWAAVAITAAAGVTAAFLLRGTVAGRHAVPFETHPPQAPDAPQGAVETHPPQAPDAPQGAVETHPPQAPDAPQGAVGTHPPQAPDAPQGAASTGAGDTSQVEREVPAGTA
- the dcd gene encoding dCTP deaminase, whose protein sequence is MLLSDRDIRSEIADGRLAIDPFDPALVQPSSVDVRLDSLFRVFNNTRYTHIDPAQRQDELTTLVEPTEGEPFVLHPGEFVLGSTLEVCSLPDDLAGRLEGKSSLGRLGLLTHSTAGFIDPGFSGHITLELSNVANLPITLWPGMKIGQLCLIRLSSPAEHPYGSEKVGSKYQGQRGPTPSKAYLNFLKND
- a CDS encoding HNH endonuclease, whose protein sequence is MALGEPSASQPLLLDQYERLHALLDEISETASTDCSDTDLLKVAMEHERAERRMLTSFAAHIIDIDERSAYRKAGSQTVTNFVTSVLNRSGEANRLLNRVWAIGKFPDMQGEVLEPRFPETAKGVAEGEISGRNVDVIVEVMKKIPVAVDPADREAAEATLAHYASDYDPSSLRQLGTRILAHLDPDGTLTDDRDRARMRGMRLGPQDAQLMSKLTADLDPKTRAMLDVVLAVWAAPGMNNPDDPESPVGDPGSADPDALAAAAERDNRSAAKRNHDAFSALLRYALDSGALGGSHHGLPPHLIVTITESALRERAGAPARTATGTLLPIKDAVELAAESQQYLEVFRDHTSEVLYLGRAKRLASRAQRIAAVGRDGGCTCPRCTRSSFDSELHHVAEWTADDGPTDIDNMTTACGPHNRAVGPGDDQWATTIATDGVDAGRVVWRPPTSHPDQTPKVNHANRTDEVLNRMRADARRRRSGGHGGAESSGRTDTGADPP
- a CDS encoding PDR/VanB family oxidoreductase; translation: MNQRAHPHSTSLTQPPPHLYGRWRRDPILTVGTAFMRVWWPAWRPLSPLRPTPANAGITQVRIVKREVVAHDENVIALTLAAAEGGVLPSWHAGAHIDMLLPSGRMREYSLCGDTADREHYRIAIRRIPDGGGGSIEVHDALNVGDVVSIKGPRNAFPLAVPGHGSPARRLRFIAAGIGITPILPMLAVAERFGLDWSMIYTGRSADSIPFLDEVARFGDRITIRTDDRHGLPTMPELVGPVPGSDADLAVYCCGPVPMLENLRRHLADRADIELHYERFSPPPVENGSPFTVTLASTGEEIPVAADESALAAIRRVMPSVPYSCQQGFCGTCKVRTLSGDIDHRDNILTEPEREAGTILTCVSRSAGGNLTLDL